In a single window of the Amycolatopsis sp. cg5 genome:
- a CDS encoding BTAD domain-containing putative transcriptional regulator, translating to MTMRILGRAIRCCVSVSVVLALVAIPPVLLWVTRTAFIPDHVPSPNELLSWFTDRDTGQVFVAVLALAGLIAWLQLLVALALEVGGRLRGTQVPRLPGFGWAQKLAAAVLLALVTGTATAAASPSPPPAPPAASAPPTAGNVSAQFPQPEAPPVHVVQPGESLMQIAADRLGDENRYQEIFQLNKDRRQPDGRALRDVGLLRPGWTLNLPPDATEPCAEVTVKGGDTLSKVAREHLGDARRYPEIFTLNKDRPQPNGHPITDPNRIHPGTVLRLPSGLRPAGGAAAPSGQPQGGTAEAIAGGLPPAASGCGPTTPPSGRSVPEPQKSQPPEPSPAVPEKSPSPTTAASSTRPADTTTSKDASVPWGQIGIGGLLAAGILAALGTRRRLAQRKRRPGHRMQRPDTPGNVETALRATEQPGTVELLNRSLRTLADHIRQADESLPAISSVIIGSNGITVRPAQPGPPPAPLLGSQTEWVFDPDVPLLDHDQLEAVPAPYPALICLGHNADRELVLVNLEHIGAITLRGESDEVEAVLEAIAWNISAAAWADHLVTTLVGFGNITAAHNPDRLRYAETVDAALDVFERRAHEVADGLRAAGLASVDAARGNDLAEDTWTPEIILSARPFTASQQERLAALVESGGVATSLAAIITVDDTANPFPGAWELDLGATPTHIEALGADVELQRLGTADVHELIAMFAAADAAVQVPAEDFRNIPPEPTEIPETLDADQVLAPCPSTVDVPAEHEDPTVPEIRLLGPVRLCNLDIGKVESKKLNRLVELAAFLVLRSGATADEISRQLGTETQPWSAATRQAYISRLRTWLGRDHDGDLYLPNVATKPGGYRLSDTIGCDWHRFQRLANRGLNEDPARRLTYLQRALDLVEGMPFSNISQGRYAWSTWLQRDMIDAIVDVAHAVADAHQRAGNLTAARAALAKGLQAEPVSEILYRDLLRVEYRAGNLNAVKEAADKLAELAAALDVELDENTSELIRTLLEPRYRASTR from the coding sequence ATGACCATGCGCATCCTCGGACGAGCTATTCGGTGCTGTGTCTCAGTCTCCGTCGTTCTCGCGTTGGTCGCGATACCGCCCGTCCTGCTCTGGGTCACACGGACGGCGTTCATACCCGATCACGTCCCCTCGCCGAACGAACTGCTGAGCTGGTTCACCGACCGGGACACCGGACAAGTCTTCGTCGCCGTCCTCGCGTTGGCTGGTCTGATCGCCTGGCTGCAACTGCTTGTCGCGCTCGCCTTGGAAGTCGGCGGGCGCCTGCGGGGCACGCAGGTACCGCGACTGCCAGGGTTCGGCTGGGCCCAGAAACTCGCCGCCGCGGTCCTGCTCGCACTCGTCACCGGTACGGCAACCGCTGCGGCGTCACCTAGCCCGCCACCAGCTCCGCCTGCCGCCAGCGCGCCGCCCACTGCGGGCAACGTCAGCGCTCAATTCCCACAACCGGAAGCCCCGCCGGTCCACGTGGTTCAGCCCGGCGAGTCGCTGATGCAGATCGCTGCGGACCGGCTCGGTGACGAAAACAGGTACCAGGAGATCTTCCAGCTCAACAAGGATCGCCGCCAGCCCGACGGCCGCGCCCTGCGTGATGTCGGTCTGCTGAGGCCCGGCTGGACCCTCAACCTCCCGCCAGACGCCACCGAACCCTGCGCCGAGGTGACCGTCAAGGGCGGCGACACCTTGTCGAAGGTCGCTCGCGAGCACCTCGGAGACGCTCGCCGGTACCCGGAAATCTTCACCCTCAACAAAGACCGCCCCCAACCCAACGGGCACCCGATCACCGACCCGAACCGAATCCACCCCGGTACGGTCCTGCGGCTGCCTAGCGGTCTACGCCCGGCAGGGGGAGCAGCAGCGCCATCCGGTCAGCCGCAGGGAGGTACCGCCGAGGCGATCGCCGGCGGCTTGCCGCCAGCAGCCTCTGGCTGCGGGCCGACGACCCCGCCCTCGGGACGTTCCGTACCGGAACCGCAGAAATCCCAACCGCCAGAGCCCAGCCCGGCTGTGCCAGAAAAGAGCCCGAGCCCTACGACTGCCGCGTCGTCGACTCGGCCAGCTGACACCACCACGTCGAAGGACGCCTCTGTTCCGTGGGGCCAGATTGGCATCGGCGGCCTGCTCGCGGCGGGGATCCTCGCTGCTCTGGGTACGCGTCGCAGGCTCGCCCAGCGCAAACGCCGCCCCGGCCATCGCATGCAGCGCCCCGACACACCAGGCAACGTCGAAACGGCCCTCCGTGCGACCGAACAGCCAGGCACCGTCGAGCTGCTCAACCGCTCACTCCGCACGCTCGCCGACCACATCCGTCAAGCCGACGAGAGCCTTCCCGCAATCAGTTCGGTCATCATCGGATCGAACGGCATCACCGTGCGTCCCGCCCAACCCGGACCACCGCCTGCGCCGTTGCTGGGCTCGCAAACAGAGTGGGTGTTCGATCCCGACGTGCCACTGCTCGACCACGACCAGCTCGAAGCAGTACCCGCACCGTATCCGGCGCTGATCTGCCTGGGACACAACGCTGATCGTGAACTCGTGCTGGTCAATCTCGAGCACATCGGCGCCATCACCTTGCGCGGCGAATCTGACGAGGTCGAAGCCGTGCTCGAGGCCATTGCGTGGAACATCTCGGCAGCAGCGTGGGCCGATCACCTAGTCACCACTCTCGTCGGCTTCGGCAACATCACCGCCGCGCACAATCCGGATCGTCTGCGCTATGCCGAGACCGTCGACGCCGCGCTCGATGTTTTCGAGCGCCGCGCACACGAGGTCGCCGACGGTCTGCGCGCCGCAGGGCTCGCCTCCGTCGACGCCGCGCGAGGCAACGACCTGGCCGAAGACACCTGGACTCCAGAGATCATCCTGTCGGCACGCCCCTTCACCGCAAGCCAGCAAGAGAGGCTTGCTGCTCTTGTGGAGTCCGGTGGCGTTGCAACCAGCCTGGCCGCGATCATCACCGTCGACGACACCGCGAACCCATTCCCCGGAGCGTGGGAACTGGACCTGGGCGCGACGCCGACGCATATCGAGGCTCTGGGAGCCGACGTCGAACTGCAGCGCCTCGGTACCGCTGACGTGCACGAGCTGATCGCCATGTTCGCGGCCGCGGACGCCGCCGTGCAGGTACCCGCCGAGGACTTCCGCAACATCCCACCCGAACCCACTGAGATTCCCGAAACTCTGGATGCCGACCAGGTTCTCGCGCCTTGCCCGTCGACGGTCGATGTGCCGGCCGAGCACGAAGACCCGACGGTGCCGGAGATCCGGCTGCTTGGACCGGTCCGTCTGTGCAATCTCGACATCGGCAAGGTCGAATCGAAGAAGCTCAACCGGCTCGTCGAACTCGCAGCCTTTCTCGTCCTGCGTTCCGGAGCCACGGCCGACGAGATCTCCCGCCAGCTGGGTACCGAGACCCAGCCTTGGTCTGCGGCCACTCGCCAGGCGTACATTTCGCGCCTGCGCACCTGGCTCGGCCGCGACCACGACGGTGACCTGTACTTGCCCAACGTCGCCACCAAGCCGGGCGGCTACCGATTGTCCGACACGATCGGCTGCGACTGGCACCGCTTCCAACGGTTGGCCAACCGCGGCCTCAACGAGGACCCGGCCCGCCGCTTGACGTACCTTCAGCGCGCGCTCGACCTGGTCGAAGGCATGCCGTTCAGCAACATTTCCCAAGGCAGGTACGCCTGGAGCACCTGGCTGCAACGAGACATGATCGATGCCATCGTCGACGTCGCCCACGCAGTCGCCGATGCCCACCAACGAGCCGGGAATCTCACCGCCGCTCGCGCCGCCCTCGCGAAAGGTCTGCAAGCCGAGCCCGTCAGCGAGATCCTCTATCGCGACCTGCTACGCGTCGAATACCGAGCCGGAAACCTCAACGCGGTCAAGGAAGCAGCTGACAAACTCGCCGAACTCGCTGCCGCGCTCGACGTCGAACTCGACGAGAACACCAGCGAGCTCATCCGCACGCTCCTTGAACCGCGATACCGCGCATCGACGCGGTAG
- a CDS encoding pilus assembly protein TadG-related protein, with protein MKQIIRDERGSASVWLVGLSVVLAIAIGGAVDGSRKAQAHSHATAVAEEAARAAAQALRAHALATGVDADLNPDLAAAEGRRYLAATGASGTVSVEGGRVSVDTTVTRSTIFLGMIGIAEFTVHGHGTADLISAG; from the coding sequence ATGAAGCAGATCATTCGGGACGAGCGTGGCTCGGCATCAGTCTGGCTGGTCGGCCTTAGCGTCGTCCTGGCGATAGCCATCGGCGGCGCGGTCGACGGCAGCCGCAAAGCCCAAGCCCACTCCCACGCCACCGCCGTCGCCGAGGAAGCCGCCCGCGCCGCCGCCCAAGCCCTGCGCGCTCACGCCCTCGCGACCGGGGTCGATGCCGATCTCAACCCCGATCTCGCCGCCGCCGAGGGGCGCCGCTACCTCGCCGCCACCGGCGCGTCCGGCACCGTGTCCGTCGAGGGTGGCCGTGTCAGCGTCGACACCACCGTCACCCGGTCGACGATCTTCCTCGGCATGATCGGTATCGCCGAGTTCACTGTCCACGGCCATGGCACCGCCGACCTCATCTCCGCCGGCTGA
- a CDS encoding type II secretion system protein yields the protein MNPLVLLILLSIGTAAGLTLVVAAFIPLRPRLSDVLRDRDLLAVTAGGSTNRVMQLAGRLRLTVPETDLDLVGLSRESFVLQRIGFALGGALWIPLLAWILEFADVAPPLFLTGMASLGAAFVGWTLPPVLLKGKVTRARAAFKGALASYCQLVALGRLGDRGPAEAMRYPALLGSGWGFRRIQIAIDEAALRGEMPWDGLQRLAESMGVRELKDLGHIITNAGQGGASIVDTLRAKASSLTQQQLAAQKAGSSIRSDRMDMPVAVMGLAFIGFLAFPGIYTLLGG from the coding sequence GTGAACCCCCTCGTGCTGTTGATTCTGCTGTCCATCGGCACCGCCGCCGGGCTCACGCTGGTAGTAGCCGCCTTCATCCCGCTCCGACCTCGCCTGAGCGACGTCTTGCGCGACCGCGACCTGCTCGCCGTCACTGCGGGCGGCTCGACGAACCGGGTCATGCAGCTGGCGGGCCGACTTCGGCTCACCGTGCCCGAGACCGACCTCGATCTTGTCGGCCTGAGTCGAGAATCCTTCGTCCTGCAGCGCATCGGTTTCGCTCTTGGTGGCGCGCTGTGGATTCCGCTTCTGGCCTGGATCCTGGAGTTCGCCGACGTCGCACCGCCCTTGTTCCTCACCGGTATGGCGTCCCTCGGCGCCGCCTTCGTCGGCTGGACGTTGCCGCCAGTGCTGCTCAAAGGAAAGGTGACGCGGGCGCGCGCGGCGTTCAAAGGCGCCCTCGCCTCCTACTGCCAGCTCGTCGCACTGGGACGCCTCGGCGACCGCGGGCCCGCCGAGGCGATGCGTTACCCCGCGCTGCTCGGATCGGGCTGGGGATTCCGGCGCATCCAGATCGCCATCGACGAAGCCGCCTTGCGCGGCGAGATGCCGTGGGACGGCCTGCAACGGCTCGCGGAATCTATGGGCGTGCGCGAGCTCAAAGACCTCGGCCACATCATCACCAACGCCGGACAGGGCGGAGCAAGCATCGTGGACACCTTGCGCGCCAAAGCATCCTCCCTCACCCAGCAGCAACTCGCCGCTCAGAAGGCCGGGTCGTCGATCCGATCCGACCGCATGGACATGCCGGTCGCCGTCATGGGCCTGGCCTTCATCGGCTTCCTGGCCTTCCCCGGCATCTACACCCTGCTCGGCGGATAG
- a CDS encoding type II secretion system F family protein — MVAAAVGAAVWLVTGWPVAGIAVTTLVAFLPWLFAAGTIAAERIEQLEALEDWLRHLADVMGPGNIGLVSAITGSAHDVPPRIASAVTTLAQRLRTWDVQAALLAFADEIDDQIGDAAAAGLCVAYQQGSGVADLLKTLATQVAEEVTARRATEAERARRRSTARILLGMWAAMFTGFAVFGSTTYISAYNTAIGQIVLAVILGMVGASAVWLRQLGIEPRAPRFLVASPGRKP, encoded by the coding sequence ATGGTCGCCGCGGCAGTCGGCGCCGCAGTGTGGCTGGTGACAGGCTGGCCGGTCGCGGGCATCGCTGTCACCACGCTCGTCGCCTTCCTTCCGTGGTTGTTCGCAGCAGGCACGATCGCCGCCGAGCGGATCGAACAGCTCGAAGCCCTCGAGGACTGGCTGCGCCACCTCGCTGACGTCATGGGCCCCGGCAACATCGGCCTGGTCAGCGCCATCACGGGCTCCGCACACGACGTGCCGCCCAGGATCGCCAGCGCGGTCACCACCTTGGCGCAACGCCTGCGGACCTGGGACGTCCAGGCCGCGCTCCTGGCCTTCGCCGACGAGATCGACGACCAGATCGGCGACGCCGCAGCCGCCGGACTCTGCGTGGCCTACCAGCAAGGATCCGGCGTCGCCGACCTCCTCAAGACCCTCGCGACGCAGGTCGCCGAGGAAGTCACCGCGCGCCGCGCCACCGAAGCCGAACGCGCCCGCCGCCGATCGACCGCGCGAATCCTGCTCGGCATGTGGGCGGCCATGTTCACCGGCTTCGCCGTGTTCGGCAGCACCACCTACATCTCGGCGTACAACACCGCCATCGGCCAGATCGTCCTCGCCGTCATCCTCGGCATGGTCGGCGCCTCCGCGGTCTGGCTGCGCCAGCTCGGGATCGAGCCCCGCGCGCCGCGGTTCCTCGTTGCGAGCCCAGGGAGGAAGCCGTGA